The segment CCCACCGTACACTGCTAGGATCTTTGCAGCAGGATTTGACTCTTCTAAAAATATCTTTCTTGGTGTAAGTATTATCAAAAAGGTGAATCACTAACCACATCAGTCTCTATCAGATGCACTTTAGGGGAAATAATGTGAAGGACGATTTATACAAGGATGGGTGTGTCAAGCTCTCAATACCATAAATTTGTATCAAAGAAAAGTTGGGTCTTGTCACTATAGAACAACTAAATACCAAGGCACCAATGTTTGCTCAAAAAagatattgtaacatagaacTGATCAAAAAGCATATATTATGATCAAGAAGCTCATTTTGGCATATAAACAATATGGTAGGTACAAATCTTACAAAGGCATCACAATTAGAACAACATATGTAAGAATACGATTTCTACCAGAATAGAAAAATATGTAGGCTGACATTCGTGATTAACGATTTGGGCAAGTGTAAAAAAAAGTCTGACTTTTTGCCTTCTAATTGTGTTGCCTTATTGTAATATTTTTTCATCTACTGTACGCAGGGGCGCAGCTATAGCCCTGGGGCcagcgccccctcctccccccatgcttaACTGTGCATGGTAATAGAGACAGGCatggggggagatggtatgcggcggcaGCCCCCCGCCCGGCGTTAACAGAAGATAGGCTGGCAGAGGAATTAGCAGCAGTTACacaggcagagcaggacagcaggggtggagcgcgctctagcagcagacacctgtgtAACAACTGCCGATTCCTCTGCCAGCTTATCTTCTGTTTAATGCCAGGGGCCCGCCGCCACAtacctaccccctccccctgctagccTGTCTCTATTGCCACCCAGAGGTAAGCATGGGGGAGGTGTGGTGAAAGTTTGCAACTTTCTTTCATTGTTTGCAAATACATCTTATGTAGTTTGCAGTTACCCTGTTGGTGCCCAGGATTCTGTACTCATTGTGAAAAGTTCATAAAGTGGATgccctagatcaggggtggccgactccagtcctcaaaggccacaaacgggtcaggttttcaggatgttccTGCTACAGTACAGGCGGCTCAGTCAACCTTTACGCTTCCCCAATTTCTTGTAATATACCTGAGAAGCTGAAGTAGAAATCCCGTTTGTAGATCGATCACTCCCTTCCTTCTGCTGGTATTCCAAGTGGAAATATCCACTGCGGGTGTCTTCCTTATGGTCTCATACTCCTGCCTCTCAGCTGTGATATTTGCATTATAAATCTAAAAATGTTCTTGCTGTCTCATTTGCTACTTTCTGATTGCTAAAATACATGTTTTGATTGAGGACCCACTTCAGCCTGGAAGCATTTGAGTGGCTTCTGAAGGAACTCTACTATTTACCTTATTTCTTCACTTAATGCAATGATGTTGATTATGCTGAGTAGAACTAGTCATCTGTATCTGTCAGCACGGTTTCATTTTGTCTGTTCTTCAGAGCAGGTTTGCCATCTCATTCTGCTTGTATTTCTGTAAGGACTTTTTACACAAATGAGTATATTTTATtagtatatttctatttatacagtatgttctgtATGTAATGGCTGTATAGATACCAGCCACACTCCACCCAAATTCACACACATTGCAGGGAAACTGTCACAGTGACCTTGCTGGTTATCCTTTTTATTTGTTATGGTTTGTCTTGTTTACCCGCTGTTTCACTGTTTGGAAAGAAGTTGCCATTGACCATTGCTGATTATGTTGTTTCTAGGAGAAAGCCGCCAAGTGGAAGAATCCTGATGGTCACATGGACGGATTAACAACCAATGGTGTTCTCGTAATGCATCCAAAAGGAGGGTTTACCGAAGAGTCCAAGCCTGGGGTGTGGCGGGAAATTTCAGTCTGTGGAGATGTGTACACACTACGAGAGACCAGATCAGCTCAACAAAGAGGCAAACTTGTAAGATATTTTGTGATGCTTAGAATTCATGTGTTCTTTTTGAGGTACAGCACACCACCTCCTTTTCCCAGGAACTCCCAAAGGTTGTGATACTTTTCAGAGATTTTTGTTTGACTAACTTTCTTAAAAATTTTTTGTGGTGTAACATAAAATGCACTTGAAATGGCATCGTTCATGCATCAAAATTAATGTCATTGTGTATGATGATGCCCTGGAGGTCAAAAAAGAATCTTGGCTCCAAGAAGATCTTAACTTGCGTTTTGCAGTTGCTGTGCATTTTTAATGTGATACTAGATCAGAAAGCATGTCCTCCATCAGTTTGGACACTATTTGGGGGATACTTTGTAAATCAGCACAATAGCATGCATTGATTATAAAATGGGTTGGATAGAAATGACAATAATTTGCACTGGACAATGGTTCACCACCAGCCTGGGAAAGCCATCGACTAAAAGCCATTAAATATCCAGATACCCTTTTCTGACGTTCTGCTACCAGAATATAAAACAACAACCTTACCATAGCcttggatgtttttattaatcTTGTTTGTTCATTTTTGTGCAGCTTTGGGAAGGGAAACACTTTTTGTTCTGCAGAAGGTACCCATGCACTTATCCATCTCGTTTCTCCTAGGTTGAAAATGAAACCAACATCCTTCAGGATGGTTCTCTCGTTGATTTGTGTGGTGCCACCCTTCTTTGGAGAACAGCCGATGGTTTGTTTCATACGCCAACTCAAAAACACATTGAAGCTTTGCGACAGGAGATAAATGCTGCCAGGCCTCAGTGCCCTGTTGGATTAAACACTTTAGCCTTTCCAAGTATCAACCGTAAAGATGTAGTAGAAGAGAAACAGCCTTGGGCGTACCTCACCTGTGGTCATGTGCATGGCTATCATAACTGGGGTCATCGTAGTGACACAGAAGCAAATGAAAGAGAATGTCCGATGTGTAGAACAGTTGGTCCGTACGTGCCTCTCTGGCTTGGTTGTGAAGCAGGATTTTATGTAGACGCTGGACCTCCCACTCATGCATTCAGCCCGTGTGGACATGTCTGCTCAGAAAAATCTGCCAAGTACTGGTCTCAGATCCCACTCCCTCATGGTACACACGCATTTCACGCTGCCTGCCCTTTCTGCGCAACACAACTGACTGGGGAAGAAAGTGGGGTCAAACTCATTTTCCAGGGCCCAGTTGACTGATGGTATTTATAACAAACAATAAcatttttgttaagaaaaaggaaagcaaaaatACTGTGAAATTTTCACCACTAAAATTAGAACTTACCTTTTTTATAATTTTATTAATGGGACGCAAACCGGTAATGGGATGATTCCAGTTTCCTGGAGTTGAGCAGATGTCAATGCTGTGGTATGCATACCAGCAGCTTATTCATTGCAGCCCTTTTCTGTCCAAATTGTGATATGTTTGTAAATCACTTTTAATACAAAACTTTTATTTGAAAGAGGAATGCTTTactgttctttttttaattttattgttattttgttgATTTTGTTCAGTCCTTTTTTCCCCCGTTAAGTAGAAAAGTTATTGTAATAGAATGTAACTACTCTTCGACGGATTGAAGGATGCTGAAAGACCGAATCCCAATTGCTGCTGTAGTTAAGTTTTCACAAAGTATAACTCAGAGGGAATTATTCTGTTTTTATTGCCATCACAACCTTAATTGCAGGTCTTACTGCCTACAAATGCAATTTGTCAGTTAATgttctattatttattaaaacaaaaatgccTTTTTGTAGTCGGCAGACATGAGTCTCTATTCTTGACCCCCATGTGACTTTTAAACTGAATGTAGCCATATAAATAGCGTTATgttgccctccccctccctcctgaaaTGTGATATTTTCTCTGATATGAGGAAATAATTAACTTTATTCCTTTGGCGATTATATAGGCTTTCTATACACTGAATTCCTCTTAATTGTGGCTTCTCTGTTGATGTTTGTAAAAGGTTACAGGCAGTGGGAATCCACTGCTGTAGTTTATGGTGGATGTCAGGGAGTATAAGACGCATGGAGGGCTAGAAATTGTGTACTGGTGGCCTGCATTGCTTAATATTGCTTTATAACTTTTCAGGTGACGGGTCACTGAACATGAGaaactgggggggcaggggggcgtAAACTCAAGAATAATTACAGAAAACTACAGATTTATGTGCGGTGCCCTGAATGGTCTGATTTTCTTATTTTTAGCCTTTGCATGCAGTAtgtcaggagtgggcaactctagtccccaagggctaccaacaggtcaggatatctctgcctcagcacaggttgctcagtttcgattgagccacctgtgctgaagcagggatatccagacctgttgatggcccctgGGGACTAGATTTGCCCACTCCTAAAGAAGTATGCCAAATCTGTCATGAATAGGTATTAAGGCAgccttttttccccccataaaTCATTTTGAAGGTATGCATCAATTACTCCTTGATATAGGTGGCACTACAATTGGACAGCAGTATATTAGACCTTAAAGCCTCAAGTGGTTTACCAGTCTGTGTTTGTGTTCATCCCATAATTATCTTTTTCATTGTTGCCGTGGCATGCCTCTTAGGAAACCATTTTATTGTGTCTAGCGCTGCTCTTCTGATGTACAGAGAAGATTTATCACTGAACCATAATTGCCTGTCTCCTGAACTTCCAATCCTATGATTAGAAGTTAGAATATTGGCATGTGTAAATATTCAGGGGTTTATGTACCAagattgtgatttatttatttcttttgtgtaaaaaaaaaaaaagtagtacaaGCCTTCATAAAACATGTCATATGCACAAAAGCTTCATACAGGTAACACATAGTTCATTGTTTACGTAACCTGATTGATtccatttaaattaaaacagatttatttttttgttaaccagtattagtaaatataaataattACATTAGTAATTTAGAATAGCTATGCTAaggaaataatacatttgatTAACCCATATAATGTAATGTGATCTGCATCAACTACATTTGGGTTGATGcatagcaacttcattctgcgCTAACCGTTTAACAAGACTTTTTAGGTTTTACACCAGGTCCAACATACCAGACTATTTTTTTAGCAGTGGACAGAAACGTGATGGCTTTAGTACAGAATATTTCCAGCTGTACGCCCAAAGCAGTCTGTTTCTGTGTGCCAGCAAATAAACAAAGTGACGTGCAGAGCCGCACATTTCTCACACCAGCACAAtttaacattttcttttttggcaCAAAGTTGCTACAGAGAAATCTGTTTGCAACACTTggtacataggccccatattcTTCAAAGTGTAGCACAGCGATAATCCACGATTACCATGCAGAGAGCAACAGGAGTTCATCCTCAAAAAGCCACGCTCTAATGTTCTTGAGCCCTTTAAGCCCAGGTGAAAAAGTACAACGTGCTGTCCAATTTACACTGCGAACACATTTTGCGTTTATAATAGATTAAACCCCTtgactataaaataaataccCTGTCCATTaacatttattttgcaacttaGAATATACTTGCCAGTATTTCACTTTTAGCCCAAAATGCTTAAATCTGTAATTACCACACGTTATGCAAGGCATGATGCTTTGTATGGGCTGCTTACAGACAGTGAACGCTGTGGTCACTCCAGTGGGGGTGTACGTGGGACAATGTTATGAAGCAGTTCTTAAAAGTCCCTTAAATTGTATTTGCCATATTAAGATGAGACCAAGATCTTCTGGTTTCAGTGCTGTGTATGTTCTGGGTGAAAGGTTAAGTTTGTGGGGAAAAATATATGTAGCTTTGGACCTTGAAAGTTGGATTAGATCAGGGGtggtgaactccagtcctcaagggccatcaacaggctgggttttaaggatatccctgcatcaacacaggtggctgtctgaaccacctgtgctgaagcagggatatcctcaatacCTGGCCTGTGGATGGCcattgaggtctggagttggtcaCCACTAGACTACACCATTAAACTCATTGGTGCTGAAGAGGTCAACATGATAACTTTAGCTTGTGTCGTTGTAGGTTACTCCTAAAGTGTTTTAGTGCAAGTGATCAAAGCTGTTATAGAGCGTTCCCTTGAGCATCACTGACATTGCAGAGACATTAAAATGCTGAATAGAATATTGAACATTTTTCAGACCCTATTTCTAGGTACTAAAATCATtcatatcttttttttattttttttgcccttTTCCTGCTCAGTAACGGACTGTTTGTATTTTTATCCGCCACATTATTGCATACATACCAACAAGTTCAAAGTAATCGAAGGCAGGTTAGCGCTGTCCTGGTTTGTAGTTCTGAACAAATAATATTCTGTTGTACATTGCTCAATAGAGCAAGCAAGCCTATAGTCAAAAAGTATTGGTGGCGCAAACATAATAATTAAGTAGACCAGTTTGGCATTGACTTTGGGTATTTGATTTGTAAAGCCCATAAGCTTCAGGGAACAAATATTGCATTTAGTAAATGGTTTTACAGTAAATATTCTTACATGTTTTAGTTTATGTGTCTAGTAACAGACTTTTATGCAAGCCAAAAAAGCTTAAAGGAACAATCAGAGACGGGACATTTTGTTTCCacagtttttttaaatttaatttattttattttttatatagcatggaagcagggggtctctggagctgaaccctgttaacttcagctccggggacccactgcttccagagatacttacctccaaagtaggtgctggtagcagctctggctgagcaagcagggctttaaagtttaaagctcctgcgtgacatggaccaataggaagccgcacagaTGACATTGTGACTTCTTATTGGTCCGCAGGAGGCAAACTTTTAAcagcggacatattgtgaaccctcgCAGCCGAGGAGAGCTGCACCTAATTCAGAGGCAAgtatctggaagcagggggtccccggatataataatttaaaaagaaatctgacggcttggattgtctctttttTAAGCAAACCATGTTTTGTCGCCATGTAAACAAATTacaagtaattttttttaaatagacgtTGTCAAACACCCTCCACCATACAGCACTGATAAAGAACACTTGAGTGTATTCACATATCCACAAACCTAATTTACCACATAATCATGCAATactgatttgcatgtcattacccagaatccctggctgcagtggaagcactgtatgcggtGTGATTATGGCTTAATGCGGGTTTGTGGAGCTGTTGGTGTTTTATCATTATTTCTGTAATAATTTAGCTCCAGTTCATGGTCAATTTTAAACTCCCTGCTATCTATCTCTAGCTTTCCCTTATGCATTTTAAAAAGTTAAATGTTTGCACATTAAATTCAAATCTGGGATTCACAACAACGAAGGGGACATCTGCTCAGATTTCTATTTATCATTTTGGGCGAGCAAAGAAGTGTTTTATTTTGTAGAGGGAAATGAAATTCTTCCTCCTGCGTGGGTTCCTCCCCTGACTGGTCTGTCGTACTTTTAAgctccccctcatctcttcctTTTATGGGATGCAACTATCTTTCCTAGAATAATGCTCTTCATGGAAAATCCAtcatttatttcattgtaatgttttGCATATGATACTTGCAATTTGTTTGCTTTATTCTGTAACTTTATTGTGCAACTCTTGAGCCTTATTAACGGTTTAGCGCTTGTGACCCGCAATGCTTTGTAGACCAGTGCATTGCTGGCCTATCGCTGATCTGATTTTCCTCATTAAAATATGCCACACTTATGTGCTTTTTAACCTGAATTCATAATCGGCACTTATTTTTACATGCGCTCTTTGGATATCCTTTTGCACACACTGTATGCATAAAGTTCTGCTGCAGGCCTGTGTTTGTTTGCAACCGTGTGTTATCTTAAGTTTGAATTGCCATAATGGAGGCTTCTTTGTGTGGGGCATTGAAGCCCAAAACTAGCAGAAATTATATACAGTGTTTTGTTTCATATCAAAGTTGCTGCAGATTTGGCTTTATGCAGTTTGTTTGAAAATCAAGTGAGTACACTACTACAATCTGAGTATTGAGATTTTAATGGTGTGCTCTGGTGCATTTAATGGTATCATTTTGGTTTTCCACAGAACACTTCTTGTTTGAAAGGTTTTAAGTAGAATGATACATTTATAACACTTATATAGGCAATTGGCAGGCAATATTTGGCCCTCAGGAGCTTCACCTGCGTCCCACAagcgctgccctcctcctcctctccccgggcaCTGCGTGTTCAGGGGCAGACAGGCCCACCGGGGGACCCCAGGAGTCTGCTCTTcctgctgcagtgggagcaggAAGCTTTCACAGATCTGAGCTTTTCCTCACTGCCTCTGACCTGTTTTAAGACGGTGTGCTCATGAACAGTGTCTCGCCCCTCTCCTAGGCGCAACGCTAGTTCCATGGTTGAGGAGTAGGACCGTATAAATGAGCATACCAGCATTCAGCAGCTAACAGAAAGGAGTGGGGAGACGCAATTACCTATGACTGCAACGTTTATGTGCACTTTGGAAAGAGGGGTACTGCCTGGCCAtgtcaccactccccccccccccatttagtCACGCTTCCTCAACCAACTCCGCCTTCATGTCAcacaatttccccccccccccccccccgcccatgtATTCGTATGCCTCAGTGAGTGTTACGTGTTACTTTTTGAGGCCTCGAGCACATATATGCGGTCCTTCAATTTATATCCTGTTGCCCACCCAATGGTACAGGCTCTGTGAAAAGCTCTCAAAATTGTTTTGCTCACAAATTAAAATCAAATTTGTTTTCATCTTCGGGGACACTCCGCATCATGAGATGTGTACCTCTGTATGGGATGCTTGTAGGAGCCCTggctgggttcacaatatggcggtTTAAAAAGTCCCACAAGCCAATATGGATCAGTGACTGCATCctttgtagcttcctattggcccgcgtgagcGGAACATTTAAACTGAAGAGATGCCGTCTCCCACTACAGAGGTACATAACTCCTGTTGATTTTagctctagggaccccctgctttcagagttcagctccggagacaccctgcttcaaatgtatgtatgtatgtatgtatgtatgtatgtatatccgtgagaactgctcctttttttaagggcACAAGGAAAGGAGACTCGGGATTGCATCCACATGTCTCACACAGGCCCTTGAATCTTCGTCCCTGTAAAGGAGAGGACTTCAGGCGTATTAGTTTGCGTTCCTCAAGCAATGCAAGTGGCTTCACCGAATTTTGAGTGGGATCTATAGACCTTCCCAGGGTCTTAAATATTGTTCAAATTGTGGAATTAAGAGGAATCGTGGCTCATTTGTacttctgttttcttttttttatttaagattTGTGTTTGAAATCTGATCTTTGGTAAAGTTTCACCTTACTTTTtctatcacttgtggtgtcctgCCAGTTGTGAACAATTTTTATTCAGGCATCTTGTGTTCTCATTCCTGATTTTGTGAAAACAATCCATTTTGGAGATTTATTTAGGTGGACAACATTGGAATTAAAGTTTTTGCTTACAGGATAGATATGTGGACAATTTAATCTAGATCCTTTTTAAATCAAATTGAATGAAAACGctatgtttaaccctttgggtaaTGTGCAGCAAATATTTTGAGCCATTTCGCTAGTAGCACTATCTTTTGGTATTGTAATAACTCGCCTCTGTCACTATACTTGGTAAACTTTTATTTTTCCACATTTTCCATGTGGTGCAAGTATGAAATtactttttaatttaaaaaaaaaattattttagcaTTTAAAAGGCAATAAAAATGTAACCCCTTCCAGGGGTGACAGCAATGCATTGTAGTGTTGTCCTCTCCGGCACCCATGGGGTTAAGTAGGGTCCGTTGAATAAATTAATAGCCATTTTGTGTTTTAATGAACTATTAAAGTGTCTTCGACACCGCAGAAACTATGCATCCTGTTCTTAGCACTTGTATATACAGGGACTGACGCGCATTTGCAAAATAAACATCTGAGAATTTCTCTGGCACTTTGTGATTGCTTTTCTTCTATAGTGCAATGCAAAAGATCAACATATTTTACAaatagtcatttttttttttatgaacctctTGAATTTTCATTGGTTACAACTAGGAGTGTGGTTCATTCCTACAGTGCAAATTCTGTGGAGTGTATAATAACTACAGGGACTCTCTTACCTACACTTAGTTTTATCttgatgaaaaatatatatttatcacttaaccAGTGGTACTCCAGTTCTCAatgggcaccaacaggtcaggttttcaggatttcggcttcagcacaggttgctcaatcagtcccagcttcagcacacgtggctcag is part of the Ascaphus truei isolate aAscTru1 chromosome 9, aAscTru1.hap1, whole genome shotgun sequence genome and harbors:
- the PELI2 gene encoding E3 ubiquitin-protein ligase pellino homolog 2 isoform X6: MLQGEERAWLSECEQNFVEQTSDKGRNLAPHDKEFLPGLQLVSRCAYWILKKQKNAISSRGQHSISYTLSRNQTVVVEYTHDKDTDMFQIGRSTESPIDFVVTDTISGNQNDETQITQSTISRFACRIVCDRNPPYTARIFAAGFDSSKNIFLGEKAAKWKNPDGHMDGLTTNGVLVMHPKGGFTEESKPGVWREISVCGDVYTLRETRSAQQRGKLVENETNILQDGSLVDLCGATLLWRTADGLFHTPTQKHIEALRQEINAARPQCPVGLNTLAFPSINRKDVVEEKQPWAYLTCGHVHGYHNWGHRSDTEANERECPMCRTVGPYVPLWLGCEAGFYVDAGPPTHAFSPCGHVCSEKSAKYWSQIPLPHGTHAFHAACPFCATQLTGEESGVKLIFQGPVD
- the PELI2 gene encoding E3 ubiquitin-protein ligase pellino homolog 2 isoform X5 — protein: MFSPSQEEHCAPHKEPIKYGELVVLGYNGCLPNGDRGRRKSRFALYKRPKSNGVRASTVHVISTPQASKAISSRGQHSISYTLSRNQTVVVEYTHDKDTDMFQIGRSTESPIDFVVTDTISGNQNDETQITQSTISRFACRIVCDRNPPYTARIFAAGFDSSKNIFLGEKAAKWKNPDGHMDGLTTNGVLVMHPKGGFTEESKPGVWREISVCGDVYTLRETRSAQQRGKLVENETNILQDGSLVDLCGATLLWRTADGLFHTPTQKHIEALRQEINAARPQCPVGLNTLAFPSINRKDVVEEKQPWAYLTCGHVHGYHNWGHRSDTEANERECPMCRTVGPYVPLWLGCEAGFYVDAGPPTHAFSPCGHVCSEKSAKYWSQIPLPHGTHAFHAACPFCATQLTGEESGVKLIFQGPVD
- the PELI2 gene encoding E3 ubiquitin-protein ligase pellino homolog 2 isoform X7 — translated: MGEERAWLSECEQNFVEQTSDKGRNLAPHDKEFLPGLQLVSRCAYWILKKQKNAISSRGQHSISYTLSRNQTVVVEYTHDKDTDMFQIGRSTESPIDFVVTDTISGNQNDETQITQSTISRFACRIVCDRNPPYTARIFAAGFDSSKNIFLGEKAAKWKNPDGHMDGLTTNGVLVMHPKGGFTEESKPGVWREISVCGDVYTLRETRSAQQRGKLVENETNILQDGSLVDLCGATLLWRTADGLFHTPTQKHIEALRQEINAARPQCPVGLNTLAFPSINRKDVVEEKQPWAYLTCGHVHGYHNWGHRSDTEANERECPMCRTVGPYVPLWLGCEAGFYVDAGPPTHAFSPCGHVCSEKSAKYWSQIPLPHGTHAFHAACPFCATQLTGEESGVKLIFQGPVD
- the PELI2 gene encoding E3 ubiquitin-protein ligase pellino homolog 2 isoform X8, producing MGEERAWLSECEQNFVEQTSDKGRNLAPHDKEFLPGLQLAISSRGQHSISYTLSRNQTVVVEYTHDKDTDMFQIGRSTESPIDFVVTDTISGNQNDETQITQSTISRFACRIVCDRNPPYTARIFAAGFDSSKNIFLGEKAAKWKNPDGHMDGLTTNGVLVMHPKGGFTEESKPGVWREISVCGDVYTLRETRSAQQRGKLVENETNILQDGSLVDLCGATLLWRTADGLFHTPTQKHIEALRQEINAARPQCPVGLNTLAFPSINRKDVVEEKQPWAYLTCGHVHGYHNWGHRSDTEANERECPMCRTVGPYVPLWLGCEAGFYVDAGPPTHAFSPCGHVCSEKSAKYWSQIPLPHGTHAFHAACPFCATQLTGEESGVKLIFQGPVD
- the PELI2 gene encoding E3 ubiquitin-protein ligase pellino homolog 2 isoform X4 is translated as MFSPSQEEHCAPHKEPIKYGELVVLGYNGCLPNGDRGRRKSRFALYKRPKSNGVRASTVHVISTPQASKGEERAWLSECEQNFVEQTSDKGRNLAPHDKEFLPGLQLAISSRGQHSISYTLSRNQTVVVEYTHDKDTDMFQIGRSTESPIDFVVTDTISGNQNDETQITQSTISRFACRIVCDRNPPYTARIFAAGFDSSKNIFLGEKAAKWKNPDGHMDGLTTNGVLVMHPKGGFTEESKPGVWREISVCGDVYTLRETRSAQQRGKLVENETNILQDGSLVDLCGATLLWRTADGLFHTPTQKHIEALRQEINAARPQCPVGLNTLAFPSINRKDVVEEKQPWAYLTCGHVHGYHNWGHRSDTEANERECPMCRTVGPYVPLWLGCEAGFYVDAGPPTHAFSPCGHVCSEKSAKYWSQIPLPHGTHAFHAACPFCATQLTGEESGVKLIFQGPVD
- the PELI2 gene encoding E3 ubiquitin-protein ligase pellino homolog 2 isoform X1 codes for the protein MFSPSQEEHCAPHKEPIKYGELVVLGYNGCLPNGDRGRRKSRFALYKRPKSNGVRASTVHVISTPQASKLQGEERAWLSECEQNFVEQTSDKGRNLAPHDKEFLPGLQLVSRCAYWILKKQKNAISSRGQHSISYTLSRNQTVVVEYTHDKDTDMFQIGRSTESPIDFVVTDTISGNQNDETQITQSTISRFACRIVCDRNPPYTARIFAAGFDSSKNIFLGEKAAKWKNPDGHMDGLTTNGVLVMHPKGGFTEESKPGVWREISVCGDVYTLRETRSAQQRGKLVENETNILQDGSLVDLCGATLLWRTADGLFHTPTQKHIEALRQEINAARPQCPVGLNTLAFPSINRKDVVEEKQPWAYLTCGHVHGYHNWGHRSDTEANERECPMCRTVGPYVPLWLGCEAGFYVDAGPPTHAFSPCGHVCSEKSAKYWSQIPLPHGTHAFHAACPFCATQLTGEESGVKLIFQGPVD
- the PELI2 gene encoding E3 ubiquitin-protein ligase pellino homolog 2 isoform X2, with the translated sequence MFSPSQEEHCAPHKEPIKYGELVVLGYNGCLPNGDRGRRKSRFALYKRPKSNGVRASTVHVISTPQASKGEERAWLSECEQNFVEQTSDKGRNLAPHDKEFLPGLQLVSRCAYWILKKQKNAISSRGQHSISYTLSRNQTVVVEYTHDKDTDMFQIGRSTESPIDFVVTDTISGNQNDETQITQSTISRFACRIVCDRNPPYTARIFAAGFDSSKNIFLGEKAAKWKNPDGHMDGLTTNGVLVMHPKGGFTEESKPGVWREISVCGDVYTLRETRSAQQRGKLVENETNILQDGSLVDLCGATLLWRTADGLFHTPTQKHIEALRQEINAARPQCPVGLNTLAFPSINRKDVVEEKQPWAYLTCGHVHGYHNWGHRSDTEANERECPMCRTVGPYVPLWLGCEAGFYVDAGPPTHAFSPCGHVCSEKSAKYWSQIPLPHGTHAFHAACPFCATQLTGEESGVKLIFQGPVD
- the PELI2 gene encoding E3 ubiquitin-protein ligase pellino homolog 2 isoform X3, with product MFSPSQEEHCAPHKEPIKYGELVVLGYNGCLPNGDRGRRKSRFALYKRPKSNGVRASTVHVISTPQASKLQGEERAWLSECEQNFVEQTSDKGRNLAPHDKEFLPGLQLAISSRGQHSISYTLSRNQTVVVEYTHDKDTDMFQIGRSTESPIDFVVTDTISGNQNDETQITQSTISRFACRIVCDRNPPYTARIFAAGFDSSKNIFLGEKAAKWKNPDGHMDGLTTNGVLVMHPKGGFTEESKPGVWREISVCGDVYTLRETRSAQQRGKLVENETNILQDGSLVDLCGATLLWRTADGLFHTPTQKHIEALRQEINAARPQCPVGLNTLAFPSINRKDVVEEKQPWAYLTCGHVHGYHNWGHRSDTEANERECPMCRTVGPYVPLWLGCEAGFYVDAGPPTHAFSPCGHVCSEKSAKYWSQIPLPHGTHAFHAACPFCATQLTGEESGVKLIFQGPVD